The Candidatus Hydrogenedentota bacterium genome includes the window GCGCGGGGATGCATCGCCATGGCTTCCGCAACGGGCATGTCGAGTCTGAAGTATTTGTCTTGAGCTTCCAGCATGGGGCACCTCGATTTCTGAGTTCACATCTGGATCCGACGGCGCGGTGGCGCTGGGGTATCCACTTGTATTATAACGAATTAGGCCAATCCCGGCCAAATGAATCCAGAGCATAGTGGGTACGAACTCGGGAAAAATTCGTTTACAACGGGTATTAACACGTATTCTATCCCGAAAATTCCTCTCTCTGAAGGCTCACATCGTGGAATATGTCAAACTCGCCAAGGTCCAGGACTTCAAGAATACCCGGATCAAGTCCTACCGACTGCTCGCCCGCCCCGTGGGCATCGTAAAGCAGAAGGACGGAACTTTTTTTGCCACCGAGATTGGCTGTAAGCACGAACTGGCCGATTTGAGCCAGGGTCGCTTCGACGGCGACGTGGTGACCTGCCCCTGGCACGGCTGGAAATACAATCTGGTGACGGGGGAGTGTCTCTGGGGGAGTAAGGTCTGCCTGCGGCGCCACGGCATCAGAATCGAAGGCGACGATATCTACGTGAGCTTGCGCCCCCTGGAAGAGGCGCCGCCGGAAGACGACTGGGGCCCGCCGCTGCGGTGATGTGGCGCTTTTCAGCCCATCGGACTGATCGGACGGATCAGACCGATCTGCTTGATTGTTCAGATCGGTCCGATAACCACTCCTCACTTAACCATTGTCAAGAAGATCAGCAATTCCACTTCAATGATCAAATGCACCACAAAGCCCAGCAGCCAGTTGCCGCGCTTCATGCACCAAAGCGTGAGCACGACCGAAAAAGCCAGCATGCCCAGCGCTTCCAGACCCGGCTTTTGAAGGTGGTAGAGCGTCTCCGCAAGGGGGACCAGCAGCCAGCCCCAGCGGGGCCACGCCATTTGCGCCGCACCCAGAAGCAGGTAGCGGTGCATGAACTCCCAGCCAACCAGCC containing:
- a CDS encoding Rieske (2Fe-2S) protein, with product MEYVKLAKVQDFKNTRIKSYRLLARPVGIVKQKDGTFFATEIGCKHELADLSQGRFDGDVVTCPWHGWKYNLVTGECLWGSKVCLRRHGIRIEGDDIYVSLRPLEEAPPEDDWGPPLR